The window CCGGCCAGTTCATCAAGCTCCAAGCGCAGTCGACATCCTTCCTCGACATCAGCGACCCCAAGGCAGTGCTGGAGAATGCGTTCCGGAATTTCTCGTGTCTCACGAAAGGCGATGTGTTCACCTTCGCCTACAACGATCAAGTCTATGAGATGGCGGTGCTGGAGACCAAGCCATCCGGGTCGAAGAATGCGGTGTCGGTGCTGGAAACGGATTTGGAGGTCGACTTTGCGCCTCCGGTTGGGTTCGAGGAGTCGCAACGGACAAGTGGGACAAGCACACCGGGCAGTGTCGTCAGCGGGAAAGGGAAACTGCCGGCGGGTGGGCTGTTGCACCCTCATGGCACCATGGCCCAGTCCATAAACTATGCCGCCATTGCTCCCGAATCGACCGATGCGGCAGCCGGTGCTCGCGCCGTGTCATCCAACTTTCTGTCTGGAGGACAGCGCCTGAACGCAAAGAAGGGCAGCAAAGCCCCGACCCCCAAACCATCTACTCCTGCCCCCGGAGCTACAAACTCCCAACATCCACCCCCGCCTCGCCAGACTAACGGTCCCCAACCCCTCCGACTCCCTCCCAACCAACTCTTCTTCGGATATGCCATCACACCAGTCAAGAAGCGCGACGAGAACGGAATGGTCGTCCCCGAGGACCAGCCCAAATTCCAGGGCATCGGCCAGACACTTCGGGGGAAGCGCAAGGACCCAGGCGGAGATGTCACCCCTACGTCCGGAAGCGAAGCCGACAGCCAAAAGTCTCACGGAAGCGGGCGCACATTGGGTGGAAGCAAGCGTTAGGGCCTTAACAGCTCATGATGATACCTCGGATTCATAACTAGATAACGAAAGTCCATTCATACTGATACCTCGGACGTAAACATTGTATATTCCCAAC of the Penicillium psychrofluorescens genome assembly, chromosome: 1 genome contains:
- a CDS encoding uncharacterized protein (ID:PFLUO_000195-T1.cds;~source:funannotate), with product MFRPDYWGDDPMDGVMGAAGMLRPGAAARRFDEYYRCYPVAMLPGPERENVNHGGKVIMPPSALDKLTRLHITYPMLFELHNGAKERMTHAGVLEFIAEEGKIYLPFWLMQTLLLEPGDLLQIKSTDLPPGQFIKLQAQSTSFLDISDPKAVLENAFRNFSCLTKGDVFTFAYNDQVYEMAVLETKPSGSKNAVSVLETDLEVDFAPPVGFEESQRTSGTSTPGSVVSGKGKLPAGGLLHPHGTMAQSINYAAIAPESTDAAAGARAVSSNFLSGGQRLNAKKGSKAPTPKPSTPAPGATNSQHPPPPRQTNGPQPLRLPPNQLFFGYAITPVKKRDENGMVVPEDQPKFQGIGQTLRGKRKDPGGDVTPTSGSEADSQKSHGSGRTLGGSKR